In Microbacterium foliorum, the following proteins share a genomic window:
- the rpsM gene encoding 30S ribosomal protein S13, whose product MARLAGVDIPRDKRVVIALTYIYGVGRTRSVEILKATEIDESIRVKDLSDEQLITLRDYIEGNYKVEGDLRREVAADIRRKVEIGSYEGVRHRRGLPVRGQRTKTNARTRKGPKRTVAGKKKAR is encoded by the coding sequence ATGGCACGTCTTGCCGGCGTTGACATCCCGCGCGATAAGCGCGTGGTGATCGCCCTTACCTACATCTACGGCGTCGGCCGTACCCGCTCGGTCGAGATCCTCAAGGCTACAGAGATCGACGAGAGCATCCGCGTGAAGGACCTCAGCGATGAGCAGCTGATCACCCTCCGCGACTACATCGAAGGCAACTACAAGGTGGAGGGTGACCTGCGCCGCGAGGTCGCCGCAGACATCCGCCGCAAGGTCGAGATCGGCTCCTACGAGGGCGTCCGCCACCGTCGTGGCCTCCCGGTCCGTGGTCAGCGCACCAAGACCAACGCCCGTACCCGCAAGGGCCCGAAGCGCACCGTCGCAGGCAAGAAGAAGGCCCGCTAA
- the rpmJ gene encoding 50S ribosomal protein L36 yields MKVNPSVKPMCDHCKVIRRHGRVMVICKSNPRHKQRQG; encoded by the coding sequence ATGAAGGTCAACCCCAGCGTCAAGCCCATGTGCGATCACTGCAAGGTGATCCGCCGTCACGGCCGCGTCATGGTCATCTGCAAGAGCAACCCGCGCCACAAGCAGCGCCAGGGCTGA
- a CDS encoding sulfite exporter TauE/SafE family protein, with translation MTDAETLSRGPRAYTAFIGIGLIAGLLSGLFGVGGGTVIVPLLVLFLHFNQRLGAGTSLAAIVPTATVGVISYAINDSVAWIPALILAAGSVVGAQIGTRMLPKISQTVLRWFFVGFLVVVIVSLFLVVPSRDAEFELQLLNGLALVFVGVATGILAGLIGVGGGVIVVPILMLAFGTSDLVAKGTSLLMMIPTAISGTIGNLRNRNVDLLAAAIVGVSACTTTALGAWLATLIDPTVGNMLFAAYLVVIAVQMAMKAIKGRKKKD, from the coding sequence GTGACTGATGCAGAGACCCTGAGCAGAGGGCCTCGCGCCTATACGGCATTCATCGGCATCGGCCTGATCGCGGGCCTCCTCTCCGGCCTCTTCGGCGTCGGGGGTGGCACGGTGATCGTGCCGCTGCTCGTGCTCTTCCTGCACTTCAATCAGCGGCTCGGCGCCGGCACGTCGCTCGCGGCGATCGTCCCGACGGCGACGGTGGGCGTCATCTCGTACGCGATCAACGACTCGGTCGCCTGGATCCCCGCGTTGATCCTCGCAGCGGGCTCCGTCGTCGGCGCGCAGATCGGCACCCGGATGCTGCCGAAGATCTCGCAGACGGTGCTGCGCTGGTTCTTCGTCGGCTTCCTCGTGGTCGTCATCGTGAGCCTGTTCCTGGTCGTGCCGTCGCGCGACGCGGAATTCGAGCTGCAGCTGCTCAACGGGCTCGCCCTTGTGTTCGTCGGCGTCGCCACCGGCATCCTCGCCGGGCTCATCGGCGTCGGCGGCGGGGTGATCGTCGTGCCGATCCTGATGCTCGCGTTCGGCACGAGCGATCTCGTCGCCAAGGGCACGTCGCTGCTCATGATGATCCCCACCGCGATCTCGGGCACGATCGGCAACCTGCGCAACCGCAACGTCGACCTGCTGGCCGCCGCGATCGTGGGAGTCTCCGCCTGCACGACCACCGCGCTCGGCGCGTGGCTGGCCACGCTGATCGACCCGACCGTCGGAAACATGCTGTTCGCGGCATACCTCGTGGTCATCGCGGTGCAGATGGCGATGAAGGCCATCAAAGGGCGCAAGAAGAAGGACTGA
- the rpsK gene encoding 30S ribosomal protein S11: protein MAAPKAAARKPRRKEKKNIALGHAHIKSTFNNTIVSITDPSGAVISWASSGGVGFKGSRKSTPYAAGLAAESAARQAQEHGVKKVDVFVKGPGSGRETAIRSLTAAGLEVGSIQDVTPQAHNGCRPPKRRRV from the coding sequence ATGGCTGCACCCAAGGCCGCCGCGCGCAAGCCGCGCCGCAAGGAAAAGAAGAACATCGCGCTGGGCCATGCCCACATCAAGTCGACGTTCAACAACACCATCGTTTCGATCACCGACCCGTCCGGCGCTGTCATCAGCTGGGCATCGTCGGGTGGCGTGGGCTTCAAGGGCTCGCGCAAGTCGACCCCCTACGCCGCTGGTCTGGCCGCCGAGTCGGCTGCCCGTCAGGCACAGGAGCACGGCGTCAAGAAGGTCGACGTCTTCGTCAAGGGACCGGGCTCGGGTCGTGAGACCGCGATCCGTTCGCTGACGGCCGCCGGCCTCGAGGTCGGCTCGATCCAGGACGTCACCCCGCAGGCGCACAACGGTTGCCGCCCGCCGAAGCGTCGCCGCGTCTGA
- a CDS encoding DNA-directed RNA polymerase subunit alpha, producing the protein MLIAQRPTLTEEKIVENRSRFIIEPLEPGFGYTIGNALRRSLLSSIPGAAVTSVRIDGVLHEFSTIPGVKEDVTEIILNIKQLVVSSERDEPITAYLRKTGSGEVTAADISAPAGVEVQNPELVIATLNETAKFELELTIERGRGYVSATQNRNEYAEAGQIPIDSIYSPVLKVSYRVDATRAGERTDFDKLVLDVETKSAISPRDAVASAAKTLTELFGLARELNVEAEGIEIGPAPVEAVNSSELSMPIEDLDLSVRSYNCLKREGINTVSELVALSETQLMNIRNFGQKSVDEVRDKLISLGLSLKDSVPGFDGAHFYGGSEDESF; encoded by the coding sequence GTGCTTATTGCACAGCGTCCCACACTGACCGAGGAAAAGATCGTCGAGAACCGTAGCCGGTTCATCATCGAGCCTCTGGAGCCCGGCTTCGGATACACGATCGGCAATGCGCTTCGTCGCAGCCTGCTGTCGTCGATCCCCGGCGCCGCGGTCACCAGCGTTCGCATCGACGGCGTGCTGCACGAGTTCAGCACCATCCCCGGCGTGAAGGAGGATGTCACCGAGATCATCCTCAACATCAAGCAGCTCGTGGTCTCGTCGGAGCGCGACGAGCCCATCACCGCTTACCTGCGCAAGACCGGTTCGGGCGAAGTGACCGCCGCTGACATCTCGGCTCCGGCCGGTGTCGAGGTCCAGAACCCCGAGCTCGTCATCGCGACGCTCAACGAGACCGCGAAGTTCGAGCTCGAACTCACGATCGAGCGTGGCCGTGGCTACGTCTCGGCGACGCAGAACCGCAACGAGTACGCCGAGGCCGGTCAGATCCCGATCGACTCGATCTACTCGCCGGTGCTCAAGGTCAGCTACCGCGTCGACGCCACCCGTGCGGGTGAGCGCACCGACTTCGACAAGCTCGTCCTCGACGTCGAGACCAAGTCCGCCATCAGCCCGCGTGACGCCGTCGCTTCGGCTGCGAAGACGCTCACCGAGCTGTTCGGTCTCGCTCGCGAGCTGAACGTCGAGGCTGAGGGCATCGAGATCGGCCCGGCACCGGTGGAGGCAGTCAACTCCAGCGAGCTGTCGATGCCGATCGAGGACCTCGACCTCTCGGTCCGCTCGTACAACTGCCTGAAGCGTGAGGGCATCAACACTGTTTCCGAGCTCGTCGCCCTGTCGGAGACGCAGCTCATGAACATCCGCAATTTCGGCCAGAAGTCGGTCGACGAGGTGCGCGACAAGCTCATCTCGCTCGGTCTGTCGCTCAAGGATTCGGTGCCCGGTTTCGACGGCGCCCACTTCTACGGCGGCAGCGAAGACGAGTCCTTCTGA
- a CDS encoding AMP-binding protein codes for MVRSSYPDVEIPAVSIHDFLFGDVEEGRLDAIAIVDGVSGSTTTYRQLIAQIDLFAGALAARGVGVGTTVGVLCPNIPAFATAFHGILRAGATATTINSLYTPDEIANQLTDAEATWLITVSPLLPGASAAAAAVGLDDDHVIVLDGADGHPSLPALLGEGRTAPEVSFDPATHLAVLPYSSGTTGRPKGVMLTHRNLIANVSQCRSTISLGADDRVLAVLPFFHIYGMTVLLNFALRQRAALVTMPRFDLTDFLRVVQEHRTSWVFIAPPIAVALAKHPLVDQYDTSAIKVIFSGAAPLDGTLASAVATRLGCTVCQGYGMTETSPVTHAIPYDRPDIDRSSVGMLLADTEARLVAEDGTDVVAPEDGASEPGELLIRGPQVMAGYLNRPDATAEMLDSDGWLHTGDVATVTHDGIFRIVDRLKELIKYKGYQVAPAVLEAVLLEHPSIADAAVIAAPDADGQEVPKAFVVVQPGAQLDADAVMAHVAAYVAPHEKVRQVEFIDAIPKSASGKILRKDLRSR; via the coding sequence ATGGTGCGCAGCTCTTATCCCGATGTCGAGATCCCGGCGGTCTCGATCCACGACTTCCTGTTCGGCGACGTCGAGGAGGGCCGCCTCGATGCGATCGCGATCGTCGACGGCGTCAGCGGTTCGACCACGACCTATCGGCAGCTGATCGCGCAGATCGACCTGTTCGCCGGGGCCCTCGCCGCACGCGGAGTGGGCGTCGGAACCACGGTGGGCGTCCTGTGCCCCAACATCCCCGCGTTCGCGACCGCCTTCCACGGCATCCTCCGCGCAGGCGCGACGGCGACCACGATCAACTCCCTCTACACGCCCGATGAGATCGCGAATCAGCTGACGGATGCCGAGGCGACGTGGCTCATCACCGTCTCACCGCTGCTCCCCGGGGCGAGCGCGGCCGCAGCCGCGGTGGGTCTCGACGACGACCACGTGATCGTCCTCGACGGCGCAGACGGGCATCCGTCGCTTCCCGCCCTGCTCGGCGAGGGCCGCACCGCGCCCGAGGTGAGTTTCGACCCGGCGACGCATCTGGCCGTGCTTCCCTATTCCTCAGGGACCACCGGTCGCCCCAAGGGCGTCATGCTCACGCACCGCAATCTGATCGCCAATGTCAGCCAGTGCCGCTCCACGATCTCGCTCGGCGCCGACGATCGCGTGCTCGCCGTCCTGCCGTTCTTCCACATCTACGGCATGACGGTGCTGCTGAACTTCGCGCTGCGCCAGCGCGCGGCCCTGGTCACGATGCCCCGGTTCGATCTCACGGACTTCCTTCGCGTCGTCCAGGAGCACCGGACCAGCTGGGTCTTCATCGCGCCGCCGATCGCCGTCGCCCTCGCGAAGCACCCGCTCGTCGACCAATACGACACGTCGGCGATCAAGGTCATCTTCTCGGGCGCCGCGCCCCTCGACGGCACTCTGGCATCGGCGGTGGCGACCCGCCTCGGCTGCACGGTGTGCCAGGGATACGGCATGACCGAGACGAGTCCGGTCACCCATGCGATCCCCTACGACCGACCGGACATCGATCGGTCATCAGTCGGCATGTTGCTCGCCGACACCGAGGCGCGGCTCGTCGCAGAAGACGGCACCGACGTCGTCGCACCGGAAGACGGTGCAAGCGAACCGGGCGAGCTGCTGATCCGTGGCCCTCAGGTGATGGCCGGCTATCTGAACAGGCCCGATGCCACGGCCGAGATGCTCGACTCCGACGGCTGGCTGCACACCGGCGACGTCGCGACCGTGACGCACGACGGCATCTTCCGCATCGTCGATCGCCTCAAAGAGCTCATCAAGTACAAGGGCTACCAGGTGGCACCGGCAGTGCTCGAAGCGGTGCTGCTCGAGCATCCGTCCATCGCCGATGCGGCTGTCATCGCCGCGCCCGACGCAGACGGGCAAGAGGTGCCGAAGGCGTTCGTGGTGGTGCAGCCGGGAGCGCAGCTCGACGCGGATGCCGTGATGGCGCACGTGGCCGCGTATGTCGCACCTCACGAGAAGGTGCGACAGGTCGAGTTCATCGACGCGATTCCGAAATCGGCATCCGGGAAGATCCTGCGCAAGGATCTGCGCTCGCGCTGA
- a CDS encoding DsbA family protein, translating into MAAAKSNTNWFVIGVSAAVVVVLAVLAFFVVFLNNQATAPGTAPESTIVNEETGAISFGTGEDEIDTYVDFMCPVCGQFEDVYGEQLQAAAADNQITLNIHPVSILNRLSTTGEFSSLSAGSMYCVAEEAPDSTLDYFNLLFANQPEENSAGLSADELSALAEQAGAGAAADCIADGTYNKFVESQTQVHEISGTPTVEINGTRIDNSEIATEFAKILG; encoded by the coding sequence ATGGCAGCCGCGAAGAGCAACACCAACTGGTTCGTGATCGGCGTCTCGGCGGCAGTGGTGGTCGTGCTGGCCGTGCTGGCATTCTTCGTCGTGTTCCTGAACAATCAGGCCACCGCCCCCGGCACGGCCCCGGAGAGCACCATCGTCAACGAAGAGACCGGCGCGATCTCGTTCGGAACGGGCGAGGACGAGATCGACACGTACGTCGACTTCATGTGCCCCGTGTGCGGCCAGTTCGAGGACGTCTACGGCGAGCAGCTGCAGGCCGCCGCGGCTGACAATCAGATCACGCTGAACATCCACCCGGTGTCGATCCTCAACCGCCTCTCCACGACGGGCGAATTCTCCTCGCTGTCGGCCGGCTCGATGTACTGTGTCGCCGAAGAGGCTCCCGACTCCACCCTCGACTACTTCAACCTGCTGTTCGCGAACCAGCCGGAGGAGAACTCCGCCGGGCTCAGCGCCGACGAGCTGAGCGCTCTCGCCGAGCAGGCCGGAGCCGGCGCCGCTGCGGACTGCATCGCCGACGGCACCTACAACAAGTTCGTCGAGTCGCAGACACAGGTGCACGAGATCTCGGGAACGCCGACCGTCGAGATCAACGGCACCCGCATCGACAACAGCGAGATCGCCACCGAGTTCGCCAAGATCCTCGGCTGA
- the rplQ gene encoding 50S ribosomal protein L17 encodes MPKPTKGPRLGGGPAHERLLLANMAAQLFIHKSIKTTETKAKRLRPLAERLITLGKRGDLHARRRAMTVLRSNKDAGHVLFTEIAPLVADREGGYTRITKVGNRKGDNAPMAVIELVLEPVAPKAKSTKKAAKAEKPAEVVEEAPAEEAPVEETTDAGAESQAEGEAAEAAAEDAVEKKSE; translated from the coding sequence ATGCCCAAGCCCACTAAGGGTCCCCGCCTCGGAGGCGGCCCCGCACACGAGCGCCTGCTGCTTGCCAACATGGCGGCACAGCTCTTCATCCACAAGTCGATCAAGACGACCGAGACCAAGGCCAAGCGCCTGCGTCCGCTCGCTGAGCGTCTCATCACCCTCGGCAAGCGCGGCGACCTGCACGCGCGTCGTCGTGCGATGACCGTGCTGCGTTCCAACAAGGACGCCGGACACGTGCTGTTCACCGAGATCGCCCCGCTCGTCGCAGACCGTGAGGGCGGCTACACCCGCATCACGAAGGTCGGCAACCGCAAGGGTGACAACGCCCCCATGGCAGTGATCGAGCTCGTTCTCGAGCCCGTCGCTCCCAAGGCGAAGTCCACCAAGAAGGCTGCCAAGGCTGAGAAGCCCGCCGAGGTCGTCGAGGAGGCTCCCGCTGAGGAGGCTCCCGTCGAGGAGACCACCGACGCCGGTGCCGAGTCGCAGGCCGAGGGAGAGGCAGCCGAGGCTGCCGCCGAGGACGCTGTCGAGAAGAAGTCCGAGTAA
- the infA gene encoding translation initiation factor IF-1 — protein MAKKDGVIEIEGVISEALPNAMFRVELSNGHKVLATISGKMRQNYIRIIPEDRVVVELSPYDLTRGRIVYRYR, from the coding sequence ATGGCTAAGAAAGACGGTGTCATCGAGATCGAGGGCGTGATCTCCGAGGCTCTGCCCAACGCGATGTTCCGCGTTGAGCTCTCCAACGGACACAAGGTCCTTGCAACGATCTCAGGCAAGATGCGGCAGAACTACATCCGCATCATCCCCGAAGACCGTGTGGTCGTGGAGCTCAGCCCCTACGACCTGACCCGTGGACGAATCGTCTACCGCTACCGCTGA